In Gammaproteobacteria bacterium, the DNA window TCGGCGCAACCAATATCAGGCGCGCATTGCCTGGCTGACTGGCCAGTTCCAGTAATGGCCCGCGTTGCACCGTGCTATCGGGGCGCAGCCACTCGCCTTGCTCAGCTGGGAGGATACGAAAAAACGACAGGGAAATAGGCACGGCCTCAATCCTGGTAGCCAAAACTGCGGCGCAGGATGCGAGCGCCTCGATCGTCACGAAAAATAACACTATATAAAATCGAGTGGCCATCGCCGACCTGTGCATCAGCGCGCAGTAGAAAATACTGACTGCTAACGCTAAGCAGCGCTTTTAATTCCGCGTTCAGGGTCATTTTTGTCGCGCTCAGGAATTCATCGACGTTTTCATAACCCTTGGTGGGCCGATCTTCCAGCAGGCGCTCCATATCGGCCAGTTCCAACCCGTCGCTCAGCGCCGCCAGAACCACCGCCGGCGCGGTGTTGACATTCAAGGCGGTACCCGGCGGCAGCGCGCAAACCAGCGGTGCCAGTTTGTTGTAGGCTTCCCGATCCACGCCCTTGACCAGGCGTAATTCGGAAACGCTCATAAATGGCTGATTCCCAGCCAGGTAAGGCGGATTCAGTACCGTGTAGTCGCTATCTTCGGCGCCGTCAGGAAACAGGGGATCAGGGTCGGGATCGACCCAGTCGACAATAGCTTGAGCCAGTTCCGGTTTCAGCTCCAGAAGGGTTAACAGGCGTTGCAGGGCTTGCAACTGGGTTTTATCGAGACCGGCCTTGCCGGGTCGAGGTTGATTGGAATCCTTGGGAGCAGGGACATTCGACGGATCTGATGAAAGATCATCGGGATTTTTCTTGGATTTCTCATCATTTTTTACGGAAATCTCCCGGTTGTCGTCCGGATTGGCTGGTGACCCAGCCAACGCAGGCCGCCACAGATTGTTGAGATTGAAGCAACCCTGCAAATCACGGATTTTTGCCGAAAGGGTTCCACCCTCGACCGGTAGGGTCGGCAGCAGGTTGGCCCATTCCTCGTCAGGATAATCGGTCTGGTTTTCCTGCGCATCCCGGATCAGGATCAGCTCGGCCCACTGTTCAACGCCCAGTGTGTACAAGCGGGCTTGTTGCTGGTGCTGAAGGACAGTGCTGCGGCGAATCGCTATCTGTTGCAGGGTGGCGAGACTGGTCGCAGTCAGGCTGGCCAGAAAGACAATCAGCAGTACCGTGATCAAAGCAACGCCGCATTGGCGATGGACAGCAGGGTTAACCGGGCAAGGGCAGCAGACGGGTGATCGCACCCCAATCCTCCAGAGTCAAGGTGATTTCCACGGCGCGCGGCAGGACGTTCGGGTCGGGCGGCAGACTATGATCGGCGGCGCTGCTGGCGGGCGGCGGCCAGTCGTTTTGCCAGGCGTCGCTCTGATCCAGAAATCGCACCCGGAATTCCCGGACCTGGTCCAGCAGCAGTGTTTCCCGGGGTTCCATCGCCCCACCCCGATCCAGCACAGTCCAATACAATCGCCACAGTCGCCCTTCCCGCAACCGGTAGGCGACTCGTTGCAAGTTAGCGCGCAGTTGACCGAGCGGATTATCCCAGCCAGCGCGGGTCAAAACCAGTGTATCGCTCAGTAATTCCCCACCGTGCAGGGCAGGTTGCGGCTCGCCATATTCATCCCGGACGCCGCGCGGCAGAGCCTGCTCGATATCCTGCTCTAGGCGGAAAACCGCCAATTGCACCGCCGCCAGTCGACGATTCTCCTCCTCCACGGCAGCGCGCGTGAACAAAACGCTGCGCAGGCCGCTGTAGGCCGCGGTCGCCATGATGGCGAATACCGCCAAGGCGACCAGCAATTCCAACAGCGTAAAGCCGCAGGATCGATGTTGCCTCCCCTTTCTCACAGGCGGGAGAGGGAGTGGGAGGGAGGAAGCGTTTTTCATCGCGACGTGGTTGGAGGGCGTTCTTTGGACGGACGGTTCCTGGATGGAGGGTTTTCGGACTGCGGTTCCCCAGATGTTGGGCCGTTGGGTTGATCGTTTGCTGGCGGTTCGGGCGGCTTGGCTTTGAAGGCGGTCAGTACGCTTAACGCTGGAGCATTCTCGGCGCTGCGCACCGCGACTTCGAGCCGGCGCAGATCGGGATCGTCGGTTTTCGCAAAGCGCGCTTCCCAGCGCCAGACGCGATTAGCCAGTTCGGCGTTGCCTTGCCGAGAGCCTTCCTCGGGCCAGGGGTCAGGATCGAGCAGTAGTTCATTGACCTTGTTCAGAGCGACCCAACTGGCAAAGGTTTGATCGCGTAAGTAAGTCGTGCTGGCAATGCTTTGCGTCGCGGCGTTGATCATTGCTCCCATGGCGATGGCCAACACCGCCAGGGCGACCAACACTTCCAGCAACGTAAAACCAGTCGCCCGTCTCACCGCATGGTTTCCTTCAGGGTCAACCGGCCCATAGCGTCGCTGGCCACCCGATACAGCGGGGCGTCCAGCGCCGGATCATCAGCCAGGCTGAACACGGCGACGAATTCAGTCGCTTCGCCGCTATTTAGCAACAGCACCTGGGGAAATTCCGCTTTTTCCAAGGGTACGGGGCGATCCTCAACCCATAACCCTAACGCGATATCTTCAGGCAATTCATGGCGGATCAGGCTATTTGTCGCGTCGGGGGAACGCCAGGCGCCCTGTTCATTAAGACTCAAAATGGCGTAGCCCTTCTGATCAAACTGAATTCCGCGCAATTCACCGCTTAAAATGGCCTCCTGTTGATGTAACTCCACCAGCGCCGCCAACCGTTGCCCTTCCTCGGCCAACCGATCCCGTGTACCACCGCCAATCGACAGCACTGCCAAGCTGCTGAGAATGCCGATGAGCACCATCACCACCATGATTTCCAGCAGGGTGAAACCGCGCATGGAGACTGGAGCTCGGAGGCTGGAAGCTTTTTGTGGCCGTTCAGTCCCCCCCTTTGGCAAAGAGGGGTGAGGGGGGATTTTGGCCTCGCTGTCTGTGCAAAATCCCCCCCGGCCCCCCTTTTGCAAAGGGGGGAGGTGAATGCTTAAACCTTCTTTACTCATCCAAATTCCAGTTGCCAATATCCGCATCTACGCCCTCGCCACCGGGTTGACCGTCAGCGCCCAGCGAATAGATGTCCAATTGGCCATGCTGACCAGGACTAAGATACTGATACGGTTTACCCCAGGGATCTTTGGGCAACTTGTCCAGGTAGCCGCCATCCTGCCAATGAGGGGCATCCGCAGGTTTTTGCACCAGGGCTTCCAAACCCTGTTCGGTGGTGGGGTAGCGGAAGTTGTGCAGCCGATAGAGGTCAAGCTGGTTCTTGATCACGCGAATATCCTGCTTAGCCTTAACGATGCGCGCCTTGTCCGGGTTATCCATGATGCGTGGCACCACCACCGCCGCCAGGATGCTCAGAATGACCACCACGACCATGACTTCGATCAGGGTGAAGCCTCGTAAATGTCGCCTGTATCCAAATTTCCTCCCTCCTTGTGGATGAGTGCCAAGATAGGGAGTGTGAAAGGTTGCGTATCGAAAGCGCTTTATCGACATCAAAAATCTCCGGAATTCAGTCCTGGTCAGCGCCAGATTCAGGCGCGACCCAATCGGTATAATGCGATCTCGCCAAGCAGGTTGGGCCACAGCCGTGGTCCCTGCCAGGGACGGTGCGCATGATCCAGCACCATGCGCTGTAGAACATCGATGCGCTTGCGCTGGCACAATTCCTCAAAATCGCGAATCGTGAAAAGATGGACATTCGGTGTGTTATACCACTGATAAGGCAAGGTTTTAGCGACAGGCATCAATCCCTGCAAGGCCACTTGCAGCCGACAACGCCAGAACCCGAAGTTCGGAAAAGTAACAATTCCCTGCCGACCGACCCGCAGCATTTCATCCAGCAAGCGTTCAGTGTGTCGGACCGCCTGTAAGGTCTGGGTCATGATCACGTAGTCAAAGCTGCTGTCGCTGAAGTCCTCCAGCCCGGCTTCCAGGTCTGCATGAATCACGTTCACGCCGGTTTGAATGCATTTGACAATGTTGCCGGTGTCGATTTCCAGGCCATAACCTTCAACCTGTCGCTGTTCGTGCAAATAGGCCAGCAATGCGCCATCGCCGCAACCCAAGTCGAGCACCCGGGCGCTGGGGCGAATCCAGTCGCTGATCAACTCCAGTTCAGGACGCATGCGCATGGATCTCAGTAGAATGAGGCAGGGGGGATGCTTCATAAGAGAACGCTTCTTCGGGACCGTTCACTTCACGAGCGACCCGGGTTAGATAACCGCGCAGCATGTCGTGATACAGTGGAATGGGCATTAAAAAGGCGTCGTGGCCATACTCCGAGGTAATTTCAGCATAGCTAACCTCGCGGTTGGCCCGCACCAGCGCCCGCACAATTTCGCGCGACCGGGCGGGGGAGAACCGCCAATCGCTGGTGAACGCGATGACCAGAAATCGCGCCTGCGCCCGGTGAAAGGCGACCGACAAATCCTGGTCGAAATCCGCCGCCGGGTCGAAGTAGTCCAAAGTTTTGGTCATCAGCAAATAGGTGTTAGCGTCGAAGCGATCCACGAAGGCTTTGCCTTGGTGGCGCAGGTAACTCTCCACTTGAAATTCGGTATCGAAGTTGAAGTTGAAGTTGGGCGTTCCCTGGCGCAGCTCACGGCCAAACTTAGCGCGCATTCCTTCATCGGAAAGATAAGTGATGTGGCCCAGCATTCGGGCGATCATCAACCCGCGCCGGGGCAATACGCCGAATTCGTAGTAATGGCCATGATGAAAATCGGGGTCGGACAGAATCGCTTGCCGGGCGACTTCGTTAAAAGCGATGTTCTGCGCTGACAAGCGAGGGGCGGCGGCGATCACCAGTGCGTGACGAATCCGCTCGGGAAAGGTGATCGCCCACTGCATGGCTTGCATCCCCCCCAGACTACCGCCAATGATAGCGGCCCATTGCTGGATGCCGAGTCGATCGGCGAGTCGGGCCTGACTACGCACCCAATCCTTGACCGTGACGATGGGAAAGTCCGGTCCATAAGGTTTGCGGCTGTCTGGATTGATCGAGGTCGGTCCGGTGGAGCCTTTGCAGCCGCCCAGATTGTTGCAGCACACCACGAAGAATTGACTGGTATCAATGGGCTTGCCGGGGCCGATACAGTTATCCCACCAGCCTGGCTTGCTGGGATCGCTGCCTTCGTGAAAGCCGGCGGCGTGATGATCACCAGAGAGGGCATGGCAGATCAACACCGCATTGCTGTGGTCGGCGTTCAGCGTTCCATAGGTTTCATAGACGATTTCATAGTCAGCCAGCATCCGGCCACAATCCAGCGCCAGCGGTTCAGAGAAAGGGGCGGCTTGGGGCGTGATCAGACCGACGGAATCGGGAGGAAATTGTG includes these proteins:
- the gspK gene encoding type II secretion system minor pseudopilin GspK; amino-acid sequence: MITVLLIVFLASLTATSLATLQQIAIRRSTVLQHQQQARLYTLGVEQWAELILIRDAQENQTDYPDEEWANLLPTLPVEGGTLSAKIRDLQGCFNLNNLWRPALAGSPANPDDNREISVKNDEKSKKNPDDLSSDPSNVPAPKDSNQPRPGKAGLDKTQLQALQRLLTLLELKPELAQAIVDWVDPDPDPLFPDGAEDSDYTVLNPPYLAGNQPFMSVSELRLVKGVDREAYNKLAPLVCALPPGTALNVNTAPAVVLAALSDGLELADMERLLEDRPTKGYENVDEFLSATKMTLNAELKALLSVSSQYFLLRADAQVGDGHSILYSVIFRDDRGARILRRSFGYQD
- the gspJ gene encoding type II secretion system minor pseudopilin GspJ, with product MELLVALAVFAIMATAAYSGLRSVLFTRAAVEEENRRLAAVQLAVFRLEQDIEQALPRGVRDEYGEPQPALHGGELLSDTLVLTRAGWDNPLGQLRANLQRVAYRLREGRLWRLYWTVLDRGGAMEPRETLLLDQVREFRVRFLDQSDAWQNDWPPPASSAADHSLPPDPNVLPRAVEITLTLEDWGAITRLLPLPG
- the gspI gene encoding type II secretion system minor pseudopilin GspI; its protein translation is MRRATGFTLLEVLVALAVLAIAMGAMINAATQSIASTTYLRDQTFASWVALNKVNELLLDPDPWPEEGSRQGNAELANRVWRWEARFAKTDDPDLRRLEVAVRSAENAPALSVLTAFKAKPPEPPANDQPNGPTSGEPQSENPPSRNRPSKERPPTTSR
- the gspH gene encoding type II secretion system minor pseudopilin GspH, encoding MRGFTLLEIMVVMVLIGILSSLAVLSIGGGTRDRLAEEGQRLAALVELHQQEAILSGELRGIQFDQKGYAILSLNEQGAWRSPDATNSLIRHELPEDIALGLWVEDRPVPLEKAEFPQVLLLNSGEATEFVAVFSLADDPALDAPLYRVASDAMGRLTLKETMR
- the gspG gene encoding type II secretion system major pseudopilin GspG, encoding MSIKRFRYATFHTPYLGTHPQGGRKFGYRRHLRGFTLIEVMVVVVILSILAAVVVPRIMDNPDKARIVKAKQDIRVIKNQLDLYRLHNFRYPTTEQGLEALVQKPADAPHWQDGGYLDKLPKDPWGKPYQYLSPGQHGQLDIYSLGADGQPGGEGVDADIGNWNLDE
- the metW gene encoding methionine biosynthesis protein MetW, which produces MRPELELISDWIRPSARVLDLGCGDGALLAYLHEQRQVEGYGLEIDTGNIVKCIQTGVNVIHADLEAGLEDFSDSSFDYVIMTQTLQAVRHTERLLDEMLRVGRQGIVTFPNFGFWRCRLQVALQGLMPVAKTLPYQWYNTPNVHLFTIRDFEELCQRKRIDVLQRMVLDHAHRPWQGPRLWPNLLGEIALYRLGRA
- a CDS encoding homoserine O-acetyltransferase, translated to MAAQFPPDSVGLITPQAAPFSEPLALDCGRMLADYEIVYETYGTLNADHSNAVLICHALSGDHHAAGFHEGSDPSKPGWWDNCIGPGKPIDTSQFFVVCCNNLGGCKGSTGPTSINPDSRKPYGPDFPIVTVKDWVRSQARLADRLGIQQWAAIIGGSLGGMQAMQWAITFPERIRHALVIAAAPRLSAQNIAFNEVARQAILSDPDFHHGHYYEFGVLPRRGLMIARMLGHITYLSDEGMRAKFGRELRQGTPNFNFNFDTEFQVESYLRHQGKAFVDRFDANTYLLMTKTLDYFDPAADFDQDLSVAFHRAQARFLVIAFTSDWRFSPARSREIVRALVRANREVSYAEITSEYGHDAFLMPIPLYHDMLRGYLTRVAREVNGPEEAFSYEASPLPHSTEIHAHAS